One stretch of Punica granatum isolate Tunisia-2019 chromosome 5, ASM765513v2, whole genome shotgun sequence DNA includes these proteins:
- the LOC116208589 gene encoding glucan endo-1,3-beta-glucosidase 1, whose product MASSKLTASLFSALFLFSTLLPSSQSADPDQQPYVGVNIGTDASGLLSPQALVSFLQVQKITHVRLYDADPDILKALSRTKIRVIIGVPNNQLLAIGSSNATAASWIGRNVVAYYPQTLIVGVAVGDEVLTTVPSSAPVLMPAIESLYSALVASNLHTQIKVSTPHAASIVLDSFPPSQAFFNQSLTSVMLPLLQFLSKTGAPLMMNLYPYYVFMQNKGVVPLDNSLFKPLTPSKEMVDPNTLLHYTNVLDAMIDAAYVSMKNLNVTNVVVLVTETGWPSKGDAKEPYATVDNADTYNSNLIKHILDRSGTPLHPEVTSNVYLYELFNEDLRTSPISEANWGLFNANTTPVYLLHVSGSGGFLANDTTNQTYCVVMDGVDSRTLQAALDWACGPGQANCSEIQPGEDCYQPNNVKNHASYAFDSYYQKEGKAAGSCDFKGVAMITTTDPSHGSCIFPGSKKVSNKTRQMVNSTVSSGAAEISKIVLFRSFRVTSMVELVSKGPFSVSLAISVLLLFL is encoded by the exons ATGGCAAGCTCTAAGCTCACAGCTTCACTTTTCTCcgctctcttcctcttctccaccCTCCTCCCCTCGTCACAGTCAG CTGACCCAGATCAGCAGCCGTATGTGGGAGTGAACATCGGAACGGACGCCTCGGGCCTTCTCTCCCCGCAGGCCTTGGTATCGTTCCTCCAAGTCCAGAAGATCACTCACGTCCGCCTCTACGATGCGGACCCGGACATCCTCAAGGCGCTGTCCAGGACCAAGATTCGGGTTATCATCGGGGTCCCAAACAATCAGCTCCTGGCAATCGGGTCCTCGAATGCCACTGCTGCCTCCTGGATTGGTCGCAATGTGGTGGCATACTACCCGCAGACGCTAATTGTTGGGGTGGCAGTCGGGGACGAGGTACTGACGACAGTGCCATCTTCTGCCCCTGTATTGATGCCTGCGATCGAGTCCCTGTACAGTGCCCTTGTGGCCTCGAACCTCCACACCCAGATCAAGGTGTCAACCCCGCACGCAGCCTCGATCGTTCTGGACTCATTCCCTCCTTCCCAGGCATTCTTCAATCAGAGCCTGACGTCGGTCATGCTCCCATTGCTCCAGTTCCTGTCAAAGACCGGAGCCCCATTGATGATGAATCTGTACCCTTACTATGTGTTTATGCAGAACAAGGGTGTGGTGCCTCTTGATAATTCGCTCTTCAAGCCCCTGACTCCTTCCAAGGAGATGGTTGATCCCAACACTTTGCTCCATTACACGAATGTTCTTGACGCGATGATCGACGCTGCCTATGTTTCCATGAAGAACCTTAATGTTACCAATGTTGTGGTTCTCGTCACTGAGACCGGGTGGCCCTCGAAGGGGGACGCCAAGGAACCTTATGCTACCGTGGACAATGCTGATACATACAATTCAAATCTAATCAAGCACATTCTTGATCGGAGCGGGACACCTTTGCACCCTGAGGTCACGTCTAATGTTTACCTCTACGAGCTGTTCAACGAGGATTTGAGGACTTCTCCAATCTCGGAGGCGAACTGGGGGCTCTTTAATGCGAACACGACTCCTGTTTACCTTCTCCACGTGTCAGGGAGCGGGGGTTTTCTAGCTAATGACACGACGAACCAGACCTACTGTGTGGTGATGGATGGCGTGGATTCGAGGACACTGCAGGCTGCACTGGACTGGGCATGTGGACCTGGCCAAGCGAACTGCTCGGAGATCCAACCCGGGGAGGACTGTTACCAGCCCAATAACGTGAAGAACCATGCCTCGTACGCGTTTGATAGTTACTATCAGAAGGAAGGAAAGGCTGCAGGGTCTTGTGATTTCAAGGGTGTCGCCATGATCACTACCACTGATCCGA GTCACGGGAGTTGTATTTTTCCTGGAAG CAAGAAGGTGAGCAATAAGACAAGGCAGATGGTGAACTCGACCGTGTCCAGTGGAGCTGCTGAGATTTCGAAAATCGTCCTCTTCAGGAGCTTCAGAGTGACTTCGATGGTAGAATTGGTTTCTAAAGGTCCCTTCTCGGTTTCTCTCGCCATTAGtgtattattattgtttttatgA
- the LOC116209148 gene encoding probable rhamnogalacturonate lyase B has translation MAKKAVTLTTKGRYVVLNNGIVQLTILKPQGFLTGIKYGGMDNLLDLKSDESSRGYWDLNWSWPGGGDIYRLIKGSEYSVIHMNNDNVEVSFRTTYSPSTSGTAPPFSFDTRYILRSGISGFYCYAIYERPPGCRACDLIQTRMVFKLRREKFHYMAISDEKQRTMPMPGDLLPGKGKQLIVPESVLLVNPINPDLKGEVDDKYMYSMDNKDGGVHGWIGSGPIVGFWMIFPSQEFRNGGPTKQNLTVHTGPACLAMLQGTHYIGEDIIAQFEEGETWKKVFGPFFIYLNSTSSTSNAHNLWEDAKNQKSMEETSWPYNFVSSPYYLTAQERGSASGRLFVQDKFISSGLIPAKNAYVGLSAARTEGAWQTESKSYQFWLQTDSDGNFTIRNVVPGVYGLHGWVPGFIGDYLEKNPVTISAGSETKLGDLIYVPIRDGPTVWEIGFPDRTAIDFYVPDVNPMYVNKLFIKGPEKYRQYGLWDRYTDIHPQSDQVFTVGVNDPKKDWFFVHVDRRGPEKYLPTTWTVGFTVNLVVGGTYKLRLALASATRSDLQIHVNQMDSEHLVFQVLNLGTDNTVCRHGIHGLYRLFTVDIPSSLIQKGDNSIYLSQARGGDALCGILYDYLRLEAPST, from the exons ATGGCAAAGAAAGCAGTGACCTTAACCACCAAAGGCCGCTAT GTTGTGCTCAATAACGGGATCGTGCAGCTTACCATACTCAAGCCTCAGGGATTCTTGACGGGCATCAAATATGGAGGAATGGACAATCTCTTGGATCTCAAGTCAGATGAATCTAGCAGAGg GTACTGGGACCTGAACTGGAGTTGGCCAGGAGGCGGTGATATATACAGACT AATCAAAGGATCAGAATATAGCGTGATTCACATGAATAATGACAATGTCGAAGTTTCATTCAGGACAACTTACAGTCCATCAACTTCTGGCACAGCACCACCTTTCAGTTTTGATACCAG ATACATATTGAGAAGTGGCATTTCGGGATTTTATTGCTATGCAATATACGAGCGCCCACCGGGATGTCGTGCCTGTGATCTAATCCAGACAAGGATGGTTTTCAAGTTGCGGCGTGAAAA GTTTCATTATATGGCAATCTCAGATGAGAAGCAGCGGACAATGCCGATGCCAGGGGACCTGCTTCCTGGTAAAGGGAAACAGCTTATTGTGCCGGAATCGGTTTTATTAGTAAACCCGATTAATCCCGATCTCAAGGGCGAG GTGGATGACAAGTACATGTATTCGATGGATAACAAAGATGGCGGGGTCCATGGGTGGATAGGTTCGGGCCCCATAGTCGGGTTCTGGATGATTTTCCCAAGCCAGGAGTTTCGTAATGGTGGACCCACCAAGCAGAACCTCACGGTTCACACGGGTCCAGCCTGCCTCGCG ATGTTGCAGGGTACACATTACATTGGAGAAGATATAATAGCTCAATTTGAAGAGGGAGAGACTTGGAAGAAGGTCTTCGGCCCGTTCTTTATATACCTTAACTCAACTTCTAGCACCTCAAATGCGCACAACTTATGGGAAGATGCAAAAAATCAG AAGTCGATGGAAGAAACATCATGGCCATACAATTTTGTATCGTCCCCGTACTATCTGACTGCCCAAGAACGAGGCTCGGCTTCTGGAAGACTTTTCGTGCAGGACAA GTTTATCTCGAGCGGCTTGATTCCTGCTAAAAACGCATATGTTGGTTTATCGGCTGCAAGAACTGAAGGTGCCTGGCAAACAGAAAGCAAA AGCTATCAATTCTGGTTACAAACAGATTCCGATGGAAATTTCACCATCCGGAATGTTGTGCCGGGAGTATATGGGCTCCATGGCTGGGTACCAGGCTTCATTGGAGACTACCTCGAGAAAAACCCAGTCACTATCTCTGCAg GATCGGAGACAAAGCTTGGAGATCTGATCTATGTGCCTATTAGGGATGGTCCCACAGTGTGGGAAATCGGTTTTCCTGATCGCACAGCCATCGATTTCTATGTTCCAGATGTTAACCCGATGTATGTGAACAAGTTATTCATTAAAGGCCCCGAAAA GTACAGACAGTATGGCTTGTGGGATCGTTATACGGATATACATCCTCAATCAGATCAAGTTTTCACTGTTGGTGTCAACGACCCAAAGAAAGATTGGTTTTTCGTTCATGTGGACAG GAGAGGACCGGAGAAGTATCTCCCGACAACATGGACGGTCGGGTTCACTGTCAACTTGGTGGTGGGAGGAACTTACAAGCTTAGGTTGGCCTTGGCATCAGCCACTCGTTCAGATCTTCAA ATTCACGTGAATCAAATGGATTCTGAGCACTTGGTATTCCAGGTTCTGAACCTGGGAACAGATAACACGGTCTGTAGGCACGGGATTCATGGACTGTACCGGCTTTTCACTGTTGATATCCCTTCGTCGCTGATCCAGAAAGGAGACAACTCCATATATCTTTCCCAAGCAAGAGGGGGTGACGCTCTATGTGGAATCCTATATGACTACTTGCGGCTTGAGGCTCCCTCGACTTAA
- the LOC116206692 gene encoding L-ascorbate oxidase homolog, whose translation MRGCTLLLHSLIFNGLLLLFLQLQGANGDNPYRFFTWKVTYGDIYPLGVKQQGILINGQFPGPHIDAITNDNLVISVYNYLREPFLLSWNGIQQRRNSWQDGVYGTNCPIPPRKNFTYILQVKDQIGSYFYFPSLGFHKAAGAFGSIRIWSRPRIPVPFPPPAGDFMVLTGDWFKRNHYDLKRISDGGHKLPLPDGLLINGRGWNGYTFTVDPGKTYRFRISNVGLTTSINFRIQGHKMKLVEVEGSHTIQNTYDALDIHLGQSYSVLVTADQLPQGYYVVVSSRFTSPVLTTTAVLHYSNSRRGVSGPVPRGPTTQINWSLNQARSIRRNLTASGPRPNPQGSYHYGLIKPSRTITLANSAPIINRKQRYAVNSVSFIPADTPLKLADYFNIPGVFNLGSIPTSPTWGNAYYQTSVMAANFREFIEIVFQNWEDTVQSWHMDGYSFFVVGMDGGQWTQASRSRYNLRDTVARSTVQVYPKAWTVIYVALDNVGMWNIRSENWARQYLGQQFYLRVYTPSKSLRDEAAIPKNALLCGRARGRHTRP comes from the exons ATGAGAGGCTgcactcttcttcttcactctCTCATCTTCAATGGGCTGCTCCTCCTCTTCCTGCAGCTCCAGGGCGCCAATGGAGATAACCCTTACAGGTTCTTCACTTGGAAGGTCACTTATGGCGACATTTACCCACTTGGAGTTAAGCAACAG GGTATTCTGATCAACGGGCAGTTCCCGGGGCCGCACATCGACGCCATCACCAATGACAACTTGGTTATCAGCGTCTACAACTACTTGAGGGAGCCGTTCCTCCTTTCTTG GAACGGGATACAGCAGAGAAGGAACTCGTGGCAAGACGGAGTGTACGGGACGAATTGCCCAATCCCGCCACGGAAGAACTTCACGTACATCCTCCAAGTGAAGGATCAGATTGGGAGCTACTTCTACTTCCCGTCTCTCGGGTTCCACAAGGCTGCTGGTGCATTCGGCAGCATCAGGATATGGAGCCGCCCGCGGATCCCTGTCCCTTTCCCTCCTCCTGCTGGGGATTTCATGGTTCTCACTGGAGACTGGTTCAAAAGAAACCACTAT GACTTAAAACGCATATCAGATGGTGGCCATAAACTTCCTCTTCCTGATGGGCTTCTGATCAATGGTCGGGGTTGGAACGGATACACTTTCACAGTAGATCCAG GAAAGACGTACAGGTTCAGAATATCGAATGTGGGGCTAACCACATCAATCAATTTCCGTATCCAAGGCCACAAGATGAAGCTGGTCGAGGTAGAGGGATCCCACACTATCCAAAACACGTATGACGCCCTCGACATCCACCTTGGACAGTCCTATTCCGTCCTGGTCACAGCTGACCAACTGCCTCAGGGTTACTATGTTGTCGTGTCCTCACGTTTCACTTCTCCGGTGCTCACGACCACAGCCGTTCTCCACTACAGCAATTCCAGGAGAGGAGTCTCTGGCCCTGTCCCCCGTGGACCTACAACCCAGATCAATTGGTCCCTCAACCAGGCCCGATCTATCCG GCGGAACTTGACAGCAAGCGGTCCCCGTCCAAATCCTCAAGGATCTTATCACTATGGACTCATTAAACCAAGCCGAACCATCACGCTGGCAAACTCTGCCCCCATTATCAACAGGAAGCAGAGGTATGCTGTCAACAGCGTCTCGTTCATTCCAGCAGATACACCATTGAAGCTCGCAGACTACTTCAATATCCCTGGAGTCTTTAACCTGGGAAGCATCCCTACAAGTCCCACTTGGGGGAACGCCTACTACCAGACCTCTGTCATGGCAGCGAACTTCCGGGAGTTCATCGAGATTGTGTTCCAGAACTGGGAGGACACAGTGCAGTCGTGGCACATGGATGGATATTCCTTCTTCGTTGTCGG TATGGATGGAGGTCAGTGGACGCAGGCGAGTAGGTCGCGATACAACTTGAGAGACACGGTCGCACGTTCTACAGTTCAG GTGTACCCGAAGGCGTGGACCGTGATCTATGTGGCCCTGGACAATGTGGGAATGTGGAACATCAGATCGGAGAATTGGGCGAGGCAGTATTTGGGCCAGCAGTTCTACCTCAGGGTCTACACCCCTTCCAAGTCTCTCAGGGACGAGGCGGCGATCCCGAAGAACGCTCTTCTATGTGGGCGAGCCCGGGGCCGTCACACAAGGCCTTAA